A DNA window from Tachysurus fulvidraco isolate hzauxx_2018 chromosome 4, HZAU_PFXX_2.0, whole genome shotgun sequence contains the following coding sequences:
- the si:ch211-223a10.1 gene encoding palmitoyltransferase AKR1 produces MPLVTGGSGVFEAVQRGDGEQVALLIQQDRSILKQRGWGGFTALHFAALHGNRPIAEILLNCGADPNITCDAGQTPFHFACRHGNVSIMHKMVQHGADLRMVDQQGKTSLHHAVSGGSIVAMQYLWETTMFRFSDADNFLITPLHMAASTGNTDVVRYLLQENRCSADAVDHQGATALHVAAEKGAIEVCWLLLQSTGLHILHTKNHTGLTPLDLCSRGTTFRHQQLTKMLEQFINKPKDQKPRESYVMYYWTLLLPSVSGAAVFLIAAALGENGGVLCGLLFPFLAKVTLSQYHRMSDYQRLPNPIYLGTLTAAIIHTIICFYYRILPNIWPAYTLLNVSLLHISVVLWLFWKLLTQDPGKLKAVDADPRISSIADLVESNQNPCRFCIYCELFQVANCKHCRLCNLCVMDYDHHCLFLNRCVGQNNHRVFLLFVLAMIVAQLFFVSTAGYYLHWRSEVEESWSWSSVAMREAWVLLLLIINALAVFWETWLLSEQFNAISAGTTTYFRQCHHKKSNWSKRMATIILFLIEGKNFRSKNQNAIDI; encoded by the exons ATGCCGCTGGTGACTGGAGGAAGCGGTGTGTTTGAGGCGGTTCAAAGAGGAGATGGAGAACAAGTGGCGCTGCTGATTCAGCAGGACCGGAGCATCCTGAAACAGAGAG gTTGGGGTGGATTTACCGCCCTCCATTTTGCCGCACTTCATGGGAATCGGCCAATAGCTGAAATCCTCCTGAACTGTGGTGCTGACCCCAACATAACCTGTGATGCCGGACAAACCCCCTTTCACTTTGCTTGCCG ACATGGTAACGTCAGCATCATGCACAAAATGGTTCAGCATGGCGCAGACCTACGCATGGTAGATCAGCAGGGAAAAACATCACTGCATCATGCGGTCAGTGGAGGAAGCAT CGTTGCCATGCAGTACCTCTGGGAGACGACCATGTTCCGGTTCTCAGATGCTGACAACTTCTTGATCACGCCACTTCACATGGCAGCATCCACTGGCAATACAGATGTGGTTCGGTATTTGCTACAAGAAAAT AGATGTTCAGCGGATGCAGTTGACCACCAGGGGGCAACAGCGCTACACGTGGCTGCTGAGAAAGGTGCAATTGAAGTGTGCTGGTTGTTACTACAAAGCACCGGTCTCCACATtctacacacaaaaaaccacaCTGGCCTCACACCTTTAGACCTCTGCAGTCGCGGAACTACTTTTAG gcATCAGCAGCTCACCAAAATGTTAGAGCAGTTCATCAATAAGCCAAAGGATCAAAAGCCCAGAGAATCATATG TAATGTACTACTGGACACTTCTTTTGCCGAGTGTTAGTGGGGCAGCGGTGTTTCTTATAGCTGCAGCCCTTGGAGAAAATGGAGGCGTTCTATGTGGGCTGTTGTTTCCCTTTCTGGCAAAAGTCACCTTATCTCAGTACCACAGAATGAGTGACTATCAGAG GTTACCAAATCCCATCTATCTTGGAACTTTGACTGCAGCCATAATTCATACCATAATCTGCTTTTACTACAGAATTCTGCCTA ATATTTGGCCAGCTTATACTCTCTTAAATGTTTCACTACTCCATATCTCTGTGGTTCTCTGGCTTTTCTGGAAGCTTCTAACCCAGGATCCAGGAAAACTGAAGGCAGTTGATGCAGATCCTAGAATCTCCAGTATAGCAGACTTGGTGGAGTCTAATCAGAATCCCTGTCGCTTCTGTATTTACTGTGAG CTGTTCCAAGTGGCCAACTGCAAGCACTGTCGTCTGTGTAACCTTTGTGTCATGGATTACGATCACCACTGCCTTTTCCTAAACCGCTGTGTGGGCCAGAACAACCACCGTGTCTTCTTACTATTTGTCCTGGCCATGATAGTGGCTCAGCTCTTTTTCGTCAGCACTGCTGGATATTACCTTCACTGGAGGTCAGAGGTGGAGGAGAGCTGGAGCTGGAGCTCAGTAGCAATGAGAGAAGCGTGGGTGCTTCTGCTTCTAATAATCAATGCACTCGCTGTCTTCTGGGAGACCTGGCTGCTCTCTGAGCAGTTTAATGCCATCTCTGCTGGAACCACCACGTACTTCAGACAATGTCACCACAAGAAGTCTAACTGGAGCAAGCGCATGGCcacaattattttgtttttgattgaagGGAAGAATTTTAGGAGTAAAAATCAAAATGCTATAGATATTTAG